A stretch of the Pseudomonas helvetica genome encodes the following:
- a CDS encoding DUF2897 family protein, whose translation MPWYAWLILVVAIGSIVGGLMMLRDTANKVELTDEQRKRVAERNAEADAKDAQDR comes from the coding sequence ATGCCCTGGTATGCCTGGTTGATTCTGGTGGTTGCTATCGGATCGATCGTCGGTGGCTTGATGATGCTGCGCGACACCGCGAATAAAGTGGAATTGACCGACGAGCAACGTAAACGCGTCGCTGAGCGCAACGCCGAAGCAGACGCCAAGGATGCGCAAGATCGTTGA
- the eat gene encoding ethanolamine permease → MNTQLKPTLGTLHLWGIAVGLVISGEYFGWSYGWGVAGTLGFLVTSLMVATMYTCFIFSFTELTTAIPHAGGPFAYSRRAFGEKGGLIAGLATLIEFVFAPPAIALAIGAYLNVQFPALDPKHAAVGAYIVFMGLNILGVKLAATFELVVCVLAVIELLVFMGVVAPAFSFSNFALNGWAGADAFGAPAIAGMFAAIPFAIWFFLAIEGAAMAAEEAKDPKRTIPKAYISGILTLVLLAMGVMFFAGGVGDWRTLANINDPLPQAMKAVVGESSGWLHMLVWIGLFGLVASFHGIILGYSRQFFALARAGYLPAYLAKLSRFQTPHRAIIAGGLIGIAAIYSDGLINLGGMTLTAAMITMAVFGAIVMYIMSMLSLFKLRKTEPNLERTFRAPGYPLVPATALALAVVCLVAMAWFNALIGAIFLGFMAVGFVYFLRTAQLRADAPADAMLTGL, encoded by the coding sequence ATGAACACACAACTCAAACCGACGTTGGGCACCCTGCATTTATGGGGGATCGCGGTCGGGCTGGTGATTTCCGGCGAGTACTTTGGCTGGAGTTACGGCTGGGGCGTAGCCGGGACTCTCGGCTTTCTGGTGACCTCTCTCATGGTCGCGACCATGTACACCTGCTTCATTTTCAGCTTCACCGAACTGACTACGGCGATCCCGCACGCCGGCGGCCCTTTCGCCTACAGTCGCCGCGCCTTTGGTGAAAAAGGCGGACTGATCGCCGGCCTGGCGACGTTGATCGAGTTCGTCTTCGCACCTCCGGCCATTGCCCTGGCCATTGGCGCTTATCTCAACGTGCAGTTCCCCGCCCTCGACCCGAAACATGCAGCGGTCGGCGCCTACATCGTATTCATGGGCCTGAACATCCTCGGCGTAAAACTGGCGGCAACCTTCGAACTGGTGGTGTGTGTGCTGGCAGTCATCGAGTTGCTGGTCTTCATGGGCGTGGTCGCCCCGGCGTTCAGCTTCAGCAACTTCGCGCTCAATGGTTGGGCCGGCGCCGATGCGTTCGGCGCACCGGCCATCGCCGGGATGTTCGCGGCAATTCCCTTCGCTATCTGGTTCTTCCTCGCCATCGAAGGTGCGGCCATGGCCGCCGAAGAAGCCAAGGACCCGAAACGGACGATTCCCAAGGCCTACATCAGCGGCATTCTGACCCTGGTATTGCTGGCCATGGGCGTGATGTTCTTTGCTGGCGGCGTGGGTGACTGGCGGACCCTGGCGAACATCAACGACCCGTTGCCGCAAGCGATGAAAGCCGTGGTCGGTGAAAGCTCCGGCTGGCTGCACATGCTGGTGTGGATTGGTCTGTTCGGGCTGGTGGCGAGCTTCCACGGGATCATCCTTGGCTATTCGCGACAGTTCTTCGCCCTCGCCCGCGCCGGATACCTGCCGGCCTACCTGGCCAAGCTGTCACGCTTCCAGACGCCGCACCGGGCAATCATCGCAGGCGGCCTGATCGGCATCGCGGCCATTTACAGCGACGGGCTGATCAACCTCGGCGGCATGACCCTGACCGCCGCGATGATCACCATGGCGGTATTCGGCGCTATCGTGATGTACATCATGAGCATGCTCAGTCTGTTCAAACTGCGTAAAACCGAACCGAATCTGGAACGGACTTTCCGTGCGCCCGGCTACCCACTGGTACCGGCGACTGCCCTGGCATTGGCAGTGGTCTGCCTGGTAGCAATGGCCTGGTTCAACGCGCTGATCGGGGCGATCTTCCTCGGCTTCATGGCGGTCGGTTTTGTCTACTTCCTGCGGACAGCGCAATTGCGTGCCGATGCACCAGCGGATGCGATGCTGACCGGTCTTTGA
- the kdpF gene encoding K(+)-transporting ATPase subunit F, with amino-acid sequence MSVLDGVSLLLAVGLFIYLLVALLRADQH; translated from the coding sequence ATGAGTGTTCTGGACGGGGTGTCCCTGCTGTTGGCGGTGGGACTGTTCATTTATCTACTGGTTGCGCTGTTGCGCGCGGATCAGCACTAG
- the kdpA gene encoding potassium-transporting ATPase subunit KdpA, which translates to MHSYDYWLILAFFAVVLIPAPFLGRFYYKVMEGQRTWLTPILGPVERGCYRVAGVDPQSEQSWQKYTLALLAFNLAGFLLLFTILLFQDYLPLNPQNLPGQEWTQAFNTAVSFMTNTNWQSYSGEATLSYLSQMIGLTVQNFVSAATGLAVLVALCRGIGRKSAQTLGNFWVDMTRATLYGLLPLCLLLALFLVWQGVPQTFAHYVNALTMQGVDQVIPLGPAASQIAIKQLGTNGGGFFGVNSAHPFENPTAWSNLFEVTSIILIPVALVFTFGHYVKDLRQSRAIIACMLALFLIGGAVSLWAEYQPNPTLNNVAVEQTAPLEGKEARFGTTATVLWSVTTTAASNGSVNGMHDSLNPLSGMVALINMMVGEVIFGGVGAGLYGMLLNVLIAVFLAGLMIGRTPEYLGKKLQAKEVQLLVVTLLVMPVGVLVLGAIAASLPGPAGTISNPGPHGFSQLLYAYTSASANNGSAFAGLNANTPFHNLMLGLGMLIGRFGYILPVLALAGSLAMKKTAPIGQNSFPTHGPLFVTLLTVTILLVGGLTFLPTLALGPIAEHLSLGF; encoded by the coding sequence ATGCACAGTTATGACTATTGGCTGATCCTCGCCTTCTTCGCCGTGGTGCTGATTCCGGCACCGTTCCTGGGAAGGTTCTACTACAAGGTGATGGAAGGCCAGCGCACTTGGCTGACGCCGATCCTCGGGCCCGTGGAGCGCGGCTGTTATCGCGTGGCCGGGGTCGACCCGCAGAGCGAACAGAGTTGGCAGAAATACACCCTGGCGTTGCTCGCGTTCAACCTCGCGGGCTTTTTGCTGTTGTTCACGATCCTGTTGTTTCAGGACTATTTGCCACTCAACCCGCAAAACCTGCCGGGGCAGGAGTGGACACAGGCGTTCAATACCGCCGTCAGCTTCATGACCAACACCAACTGGCAGTCCTACAGCGGTGAGGCGACCCTGAGCTATCTGAGCCAGATGATCGGCCTCACCGTGCAGAACTTCGTCAGCGCCGCCACCGGCCTGGCTGTTCTGGTTGCCTTGTGTCGCGGCATCGGTCGCAAATCGGCGCAAACCCTCGGTAACTTCTGGGTCGACATGACCCGCGCCACCCTCTACGGACTGCTGCCGCTGTGCCTGTTGCTGGCGCTGTTCCTGGTCTGGCAGGGCGTGCCACAAACCTTCGCTCATTATGTGAATGCGCTGACGATGCAGGGCGTGGATCAAGTGATCCCACTGGGCCCTGCCGCCAGCCAGATTGCGATCAAGCAATTGGGCACCAACGGCGGTGGCTTCTTCGGCGTCAACTCGGCGCACCCGTTCGAGAACCCGACGGCCTGGAGCAACCTGTTCGAAGTCACCTCGATCATCCTGATCCCGGTGGCGCTGGTGTTCACCTTCGGCCATTACGTCAAGGACCTGCGTCAGAGCCGGGCGATCATCGCCTGCATGCTGGCGTTGTTCCTGATCGGTGGCGCGGTGTCGCTGTGGGCTGAATACCAGCCGAACCCGACCCTGAACAACGTTGCGGTCGAGCAGACTGCGCCGCTGGAAGGCAAGGAAGCACGCTTCGGTACCACGGCGACCGTACTCTGGTCGGTGACTACCACCGCAGCCTCCAACGGCTCGGTCAACGGTATGCATGACAGCCTCAACCCGCTGAGCGGCATGGTCGCGCTGATCAACATGATGGTCGGCGAAGTGATCTTCGGTGGCGTCGGCGCCGGCCTCTACGGCATGTTGCTCAACGTGCTGATCGCGGTGTTCCTCGCCGGTCTGATGATCGGACGTACACCGGAATACCTCGGCAAGAAACTGCAAGCCAAGGAAGTACAACTGTTGGTTGTCACCTTGCTGGTGATGCCGGTCGGCGTACTGGTGCTGGGTGCCATTGCGGCGAGCCTGCCTGGCCCTGCGGGAACGATCAGCAACCCCGGTCCCCACGGTTTCAGCCAGTTGCTATACGCCTACACCTCCGCCAGCGCCAACAACGGTTCGGCATTCGCCGGCCTGAACGCCAATACGCCATTCCATAACCTGATGCTGGGCTTGGGCATGTTGATCGGGCGTTTCGGCTACATCCTCCCGGTACTGGCCCTGGCCGGCAGCCTGGCGATGAAGAAAACCGCGCCGATTGGCCAGAACAGCTTCCCGACCCATGGCCCGCTGTTCGTGACGTTGCTGACCGTGACCATATTGCTGGTGGGCGGCCTGACGTTCCTGCCGACCCTGGCGCTGGGTCCTATCGCTGAACACCTGAGCTTGGGCTTCTGA